The following is a genomic window from Aminivibrio sp..
AAGGCCGTGGAGGCCGGCCCTTGCTGTCAGGGGCACTTGTTGTAATGACCCTGCTGTCATCCTGAGGCCGTGGTCATGGCCGGAGGATCTTGCCCTTGTTTGTCATCCTGAGGGTTGTACTACCACCCGAAGGATCTGGTTTTTGCTCCTGAAGGGCCTTAAAATCGAGGTCCATTCGGCCATGAACCCGCCCTCAGGACGACAAGGCGAGGTCCTCCCCTCGCTATGCTCGGGATGCTGCGCGATTCGGGCGTGGAGCCGCCCTCAGGACGACAGGCAAGGGCAAGAACGAGGTCTTACCCTCGCCTCGCTATGCTCTGGGTGGTCAGATTTAGGATACCAAAACCACCATCCGTCTCAGGAAAGAAGGATAATGGTTTCAGAGTAGGATCGGCTGGATCTGAAAACGGCATGCTGAACCTGTCCGGATAATCTGTTTTTGATATCAGCCTGGACAGGAAGAGAAAGAAAAAGGGGAAAGAGCGCACAGACCGAAGATGAAATTCGGAGGAAAAAAGGTCGAATAGTTTTATTCTTTCCTTGGTCCTCATGGCAATGCATTCCTTCCTTGAATTTTAATGGTTGGCGAGGGGCGTGAGCCTGCCCATCCAGAGATACCCCCATACGGCAGCCTGGTGGGCTAGAAGGGGAGTGTCGCTGTCGTTCCAGTATACGTTGTTCCTATGCACCATCCTTGTGAGGGTGTACAGATGGTCCTTCAGTATCTCGGAAGGCTTTTCCGGAATATCCACCGAAGATGATGTCATTTGGTACCAGCTTCTCCCGGTCCATGCGTAGATGGCTTTCGGTCGGTCTCCTTTCCAAGCGATGGGAACTCTTGGGTTACCAAGTATGCCCATTCTGTCTACGAGTCGGTCCCACGAACCAATTGCGTTGAAAGATGGATTCACAGCCCAGGAAGGAACGGCTGTCGGAAGCAGCATTCTCCCTGATGGCGGCAGTGATGGCGGAACGGGCTGCTGAAGTCGGTGCGGGGAAACGGCATCAAGGGGAAGGACCTGAACATGGTTAAAAGAGGACACCGCAGCTGGGACCGGGTACTGAAGAAGGGGAAGGGATGCGGGATTGATCGATCCGACGACGAAGGCAGTCGGTACAAGTCCGTTTTGGCTCATTGCGCCGTAGACCCAGGCTCCTGATGAAGTCCGCACAACAGGATATCCGTCAAAGGTGACATACCATCCCGCCGGGAGGTTGTAGGGGCGATATACGTAAAAATTCATGCCGGCATAGAGCGGCTGGTTTACGAGAACAGGTTCCACGACATAAACGGAAGAAGCTCCGCAGGGTGCTGCCGGTAGAGAAAAAGAGAGAAGGGCAAGAAGAACGAGTGTAAGTCGTTTCATGATCGGGAGTCCTCCTTTCAAAGAATGCGTTCATTTCCCTGTACAAAAGAAAGGGGGAACCTTCCTGGCCTGCATTTTACAGGGAGAAAACGTCAATCAGTCCGTTTCCCCTTCCGTAGCAGCGGGATCGGGAGGAATATACACAGGGCTTGGGAAGTCTGGAACCGCGTCCGGTGAAGGCGCTGTTTCCAACTGTGCCGGGTCGGTGTTTTCTTCGTTCTGCGGGGCTATTACAATGCGCACCGGCACGAAGGGGCGCAGTTTTCTGTTCGTCTTGTCAGAAGGGAACTGCCCGGGCACGGGGGCAGCGTCCGGGGTGCTTTCTGTCGTCATTTCTTTCGGTGCTGCCTCGGGAGGAAGATGCGGGCTATCCGGAGCTTCCTGATTCGGGGCTTTATCAGGAGGAAGAATTGAAAATCCTCCGGTCGCTGCCGACAGGGCCTCGATTCTTTCCGGCCGTTTTGGATCCCAGAGAGGTTTTCGTCCGTCGCCCGGAGGATAGGCAAGAATCCTGGAGAGCGGCGGGTATTCAGGTTCCGCTTCCAGGGCCTTTTTGTATGCTTCCTGCGCCCTGGAGAACAACCCTCTTTCGTGGTATGCCCTTCCAAGGGCATGCCAGGCTACTGGATTGTCCGGCTCTTCAAGAACAGCCCGTTCAAGGAGAGGGGTTGCCCTGGAGAAATATCGCTGTCCAAGAAGAAGAATCCCCTGCTGAAGAGAAAGGTTCATGGGGGGGAGGGAATCAGGTTCTCTCTGCACCTCCTTTTTCGCTGCCGGAGCGGTGTTTTTGGATGGGGAGGCTTTTTTTGCCGGTTTCGGTTTTTTTTGTTCCGTTGCCCTTCCTTCCGGCTCGGTAACGACCACTCCATTTGCCCCTGCCGGCAGAATTTCAGAAAACAGGGGAAATGCCCAGAGAAAAAGAACCGCCCAAATGCTGATACATGCTGTTTTCTTCATTTCAGGGGAGCCGCCTTTTTCGTCCCGAACCTCGAAGTTCGTACCAGGTCGTTGAGCTGGACGGGATCATTGGGTTTTTCGTTGATCAGTACCACGACCGATTCGGAATCCATGAGTTTCGTGACTTTCACGTTGCCCACTACCCGGGGAACGATTACCACCGGATTTTCCGGGTCAACGGTGATGTATGAATCGCCCCGGATCACCTGGAGAATATCTCCCACAGCCAGGGAATTTTTCCGTCCGAGGGTGATGATGTACTCTCTTCTCTTTAGCGTCGAATCTGCGGTTGGGGCGATGATCCTGCCGATGAGGGAAAATTCATCGTCGCTGACCCCTGATATTTCTCCCGCCGCATCGGCGATTGCGTTCTTGAAGGCTTGCCAGTGTGAAGTGGAAGAAAACTGCTTCCATGTCGGCCGGCTCATTTTCTGTCCCTTGTCGGGAGGTGTCAGCCGGAGAAGGTCGAGCCCATCCTTGTGTATCCGGTCGAAAAGGTTGGTCTGGAGTATTTCCAGCACCGGGTATTCCCTGGCGTTCAGAAAATACAGTCTGTCGTCTCCGGGATTGAAAGTGTACCGCTGGTCACTGCCCGAGGCAATTCTGGAATCCTGCATTTCCCCGTTTCCCCCGTCATACATTCTGACACGGAGAGAGACATCCGTATTCTCGAAGGAACCCAGCGTCTCCCTCTCTTTCGCGAGAACGGAAAAAAGCTCCATCCGGACTGCAAAATCTCCAGGTCGGCGTTCTCCGGCGAACCATCGTTCTGCCGCCTCTTCATCGAGAATCCGGACATCTGTGAAAGGATCCCTTCGAAGCAGAGATGCCAGATATTCTGTCATTTTCCGTTCCAGGACATTGACGGGGTAAAATTTGCTTTCCCAAATTTCATAATCAGTAAAATTCAGCGTCGGCAGAAGAAGCACCGTTTTATTTCCCGATGCAGCCGCATCAGATGAAAAGAAAAAACAAAGAATTACAAGGGCAGCGACGCCCGTTTTCAGGGTCGGTTTCATGGTTTCAGCCTCCACAAAGTTTGGTGCTATCTCCGATATATGTATCGGCGGGCGGAAACCTTGAATGAAGCCATTCTGCGCCTCTCGAAGGGGAACCTCTTCCGACTTCTCTGTGAAAAGAACAAATAAATGCTATAATGAATCCGTTTACAAATAACAACGTCATTTCATATCAAAAGGAGGAAAAATACGGGATGAAGAAGCTGGATGTGTTTAAATGCGATCTGTGCGGCAATGTGGTAGAACTCCTTCACGTAGGAGGGGGAGACCTTGTGTGCTGCGGACAGCCCATGAAGCTCCTCGAGGAAAAAACCGCCGATTCGGCCACCGAGAAGCATGTTCCGGTTGTTGAAGGCAACAAGGTCAAGGTGGGAAGCGTTCCTCACCCCATGACGAACGAACATTACATCGAGTTCATCGAGATCATGGATGGTAACAGGATTTGCAGGAAATTCCTGAATCCCGGAGAGCCTGCCGAAGCCGTCTTCGAGACTTTTGCTCCAACGAAGAGCAGGGAATACTGCAATATTCATGGTTTATGGAAGGTGGATCTCTAAGTATGATAAGCAAAAAGATTGAAGACGCCTTCAACGATCAGATCAACGCTGAGCTCTATTCTGCCTATATCTATCTCTCCATGTCCGCGTATCTGAACTCTGTTGACCTCAACGGCATGGCTCACTGGATGAAAGTCCAGGCCAAGGAGGAATTGGAACATGCCACGAAATTTGCCTCCTATATCGTAGCGCGAGGCGGACGGGTTAAATATAAGGCCATCGAATGTCCCCGGGAAGAATGGGCATCCGCTCTTGAAGTCTTTAAAGGAGCTTATGAGCATGAACGGTATGTCACCAGGCGGATCAACGACCTCATGGACCTTGCCGTGACGGAGAAAGACTATGCAGCCCAGGTCTTTCTCCAGTGGTTTGTAAGCGAACAGGTCGAGGAAGAGGCCAATACCGACGGGATTGTGAAAAAGATGGAGATGATAGGAGAGGGCAGGCACGGCATGTACATGATTGACAAGGAACTCGGGGAGAGAAAGGCCGACTAGGCTGGTTTCCCCCTGCTTTCCCCGCAGTGCGAATGTGGTGTATCATTGAGCAGGAGCCTCGTGTTCCTGCTCATTTTTTCATCAAAGGGAGGACGACCATGGACGCTCAGATTGACCCAAGGGCCCTGTTCACTCTGAATTATGGAGTGTACATCCTCAGCACAAGGTACGAAGGAAAAAAGAACGGCCAGATCATCAACGCCCTCATGCAGCTGACAGCAGATCCCATCTGCATGGCGGCGTGTCTGCACAGGGATAATTACACCACCGAGCTCGTGGAAAAAAGCGGCAGGTTTTCCATTTCGGTCCTCGAAGATGCCGTCCCGCTCAAATTCATAGGAGTGTTCGGGTTCCGCTGCGGTCGCGAATTTGACAAGTTCGGCGAATGCACTTATGAAATCAGCGAGAGCGGCCTCCCGCTCGTGACTGAATACTCCCTTGCCGGTATTGAACTCAAGGTGCTTTCCGTGCAGGAAGTATTCACCCACAAGCTGATCGTCGGCCAGGTGGAGAAGGCTCAGCTCTTGAAGGAAGGAACCCCTCTCACTTATGCCAACTACCATACTGTAAAAAAAGGGAAGTCTCCGGTGAACGCACCATCCGCCGTTTTTAACCAAGTTAAGTGAAGGGCCTGCCCGTTTTTCGGAGATATTAGGAAGGTGAGACGGCTGAAAAAGGAGAATGTCCTGTCCGCAGAAGCACGGAATCTGGCAGGATTTCTGCCCCGCTTCGAGGATGTATACCGCAGGATGAACCGCCGGGAGTTCATATCCCCCGATCCCCTGGAAAAACTCTACCTTTACGACACGGTGGAGGAAAGAGAAGTCGTGGGGCTTGCCGTATCGTCCATTGCCTACGGAAGGGTAGCCCAGATTCTCAGGAATGCGGACAGGCTGCTGTCGGTCATGGGCCCCTCTCCCAGGTCCTTTCTTATGGAGACACCGGCAGGGGTACTTTCCCGTCTCCTTGGCGGGTTTCGTCACAGGTTCACATCCGGGAACGAAATGGTCTCCTTTCTTGCGGGAATAGGGAAGATACTCAGGGAATACGGCCGTCTCGAATACTTTTTTCAAGACTGTCTCAACAGAACCGGGGATTTCCTGGATGGCGCCGCACTCTTCTCCGGCGGAATCCGGGCAAGAGGTGGTCTGGGGAAGAGCTTCCTTCTCCCCTCGCCCGGCGACGGAAGTGCATGTAAAAGATTGTTCCTGTTCCTCAAATGGATGGTCCGGTCTGACGAAGTTGACCCCGGAGGCTGGAAGGTGCTTGGGCCGGAGACCCTGGTTTTCCCCATGGACGTTCACATGTTTAGGATGTGTTCGTGTCTCGGCCTGACGAAACGGAAAACTCCGGACCTGAAAACGGCTCTTGAGGTCACTGGACTTTTCAGAAAGTATATTCCGGAGGATCCGGTGAAGTACGATTTTGTGCTCACCAGGTTCGGGATTCGCAGCGAGATGGACGCGAAAGCGTTCGTCAAAACGTGCCTGGAAGGTGATGAACTGTGGAAGGAAAAGGATCGTACCGGAGAGTGAAGAAGCGGTCTGCGGCAGTATGGTGTTTCCCTGTTTTCTTTTTGGTCTTCGGTTTGTTCGGCGCTTCCGCTGTCCACGGCGGGCTCCGGGAAGCCCTGCTGAAGGCGGCGGCGGCGCCCGGCGATGCCGCCGCCCATGCAGAACTCGCCAGGGCGTACAACCTCAACAATGAACCGGGCAAAGCTTTCTTGGCGGCGCGGCAGTCCCTTGACCTGATGCCCGGATTCCCTCCAGCGGTCCTCGAACTTGCCCATGCTTCCCGGATGAAGGGAAACCACGAGGAAGCGGTGAAACTGTACGAAATGTATCTATCCGACGACCCCGTGTCGGTGGAAGCGCTCGCAGGAAACAGCGAAAGCCTTGCCAGGCTCGAGCGCTGGGATGAGTCCTTCGCTTCGGCCATGGCGGCTATCCGGGAGGCGCCGAAAAGAGCGGAGGGGTACGGTGCCCTGGGACGGGCGTACAGAATAGCCGGCCGTTTCGAGGAGGCCGTGGAGGTTCTCAGGCAGGGACTTGTTTTCCGGAGCGATTCCGTCGACATACTGTACGATCTCGGACTCTGCTGCGTTGAACTGGGAGACCGTACCTCTGCTCTGGTTCAATACGAAAGGCTCCTTGAACTGGACCCGGAGAAGGCATCCTTTCTATTCCGGACGATTTACCCCTGAGAGAGGATCTCCCCCGGGGGTGATCTCGTCGCAGAAATTCTCGTGAAGGAGGGCTTCGAGTCGGTCGGGTTCCGTCGCCGGGAGGGTAATCATGAGTTTTGCGATAATTGCCTCCCTGGTCATGTCCTTACCGGAGATCGCCCCCAGTTCCAGGGTTTTCCTCCCTACTTCGTAAACGCTCAGGTCCACTCCCCCGTAAACGCACTGGGTTGTAATGACTACCGGAATATTCTTCTCCCTGCACCGTGCAATAGGCGGGAGGAGATTCTCGCCAAGATAAGGCACACCGCCGAGGCCTAGGGCCTCCAGGACGATGGCCCGGGGCTCTGCGTCCGTCAGGTGTTCCAGGTACCGTGCCCGGAAACCGGGAAACAGGGTGACAAGGAAAATGGAGTTCTCCACGGAGAGGGAAGAAACGTCCACGGGGTAGGTTCCCGCGAGGAATGGTTCTTTCCCCAGGACTGCCTTTCCCGATAGGATGCAGCCCAGTTCATGGTAATTAATGCTTGAAAAAGCGGTTGAGTCGTGGCTCAGGATCTTCTGGGAACGGGGGCCGTGGATGAGATGCCCGTGGAATGCAATGGAAATGCCTTTTCTTCCTTGTTCCGCCAGGGCGCTGAGAAAAATGAAACCCTCCAGGATATTGGTTTCGGCGTCGGAACCTGGATCACCCATGGGAAGCATGGACCCTGTAATGACGACCGGCCTCGAAAACCCCGGCAGAAAAAAGGAGAGGGCCGAGGCGGAATAAGCCATGGTGTCCGTTCCGTGAAGAATGAGAAATCCGTCATATTCGCTTTCCTCGGCCCTGAGACACGCCGCCATCATCTTCCAGTCCTCCGGGGACATGTTTGAACTGTCCTTAGAGAGCAAATCCAGAACCGTGACTCGGCCGAATCGCTCCAGGCCCCTGACGCCGGAAAGAAGTTCCTCTCCCGGAAGGGATGGTGTCAGACCGTGCATTCCAGGCCGGGATGCAATTGTACCCCCTGTGGAAATAACCAGAAACTCAGCCACGAAATCATCTCCCTCACATGATACTGAACGGGACTTTCGCTGCACCCGCTAGAAATAGGGCATTCGCCATGTAAGCGGAAAACATTTCGTCCAGCGTCACGAATTCAAATCCGTTCTTCCTGAGACGGTCGATTATTACGGGCAGAGCGTCGATGGTCGCCTTTACTCCCGAGTGAAAGAGAAGGATGGAACCAGGGACTGCTCTCCGGACCATCCTGTTTGCGATGTAGGAAGGAGAAACTCCAGTATAGTCCCGGCTGTTGATGTCCCAGAGCACCAGTTTCATCCCGTTCTTTCTTACTCTTTCCACCGTCTTCCTGTCGTACTTTCCTCCCGGAGGACGGAAAAAACGGACCGGAACGGACGTGAGCGCCTCGAGAACAGCTGAGCATTTTAGTATGTCTTCCTCCAGCTCGTCCGCCGAAAGCGAAAGACAGCTCCTGTGGGAATAGGAATGATTCGCCACCGTATGTCCTCTGGAGCGGATTTCCCGAACGAGCCCCGGGTTCTTTTCCGCCATGGAGCCGACAAGAAAAAAGCTCACCTTCACTCCGAGGGAGTCCAGTATGTCGAGAAGAGGAGGCGTGAGCTTTTCGTTGGGACCGTCATCAAAAGTAATTGCCACCGTCCTGACAAGACTGCTTCCGGAGGCGAGCACCGTCGCTCCCTCGAGCCGGAGCGGGCCGGCAAAAACAAACACCGCAGAAAGAAGAACAACCGTCAGGCTACGGAATAATGCCACTGGTATCAGCTCCTCACTTTCCTGAGGATGACGATGCCGAGAATAAAGGTGTAGGAAAGAACGGCTATGGCCAGCCTGATGGAACCGGTGGCCTGGGTGATGAAGCCGAATACGGCGGGTCCGAATATGCCGGAGAATTTGCTCGAAATATCGTAGAATCCGAAAAATTCGGCCGTTCTTCCTGGGGGAATCATTGACGCAAAAAAGCTCCGGCTGATTGCCTGGGTACCGCCCTGAACCATTCCTACCGCTATGGCAAGGGCCCAGAAATGCCATATTTCCCTTACGAAAATGGCTGCGAAGGTAATGCAGAGGTAGAAGAAAAGCCCTGCGAGGATCGATCTTTTGCTGCCGATTTTCGAGGCAAGGGAACCGAAGGCCAGGGAAAATGGAATCCCCACGAACTGGGTAACCAGGAGAGACCCCACCAGGTGGAACATGGGTATGCCCAAGGTGGCTCCATAGATTGTCGCCATGCGGATGATGGTCCCTATGCCGTCGTTGTAAAACCAGAAAGCCAGGAGGAAAACAAAAAGGTTCTTGTAGTTCCTGATTTCCATGAAAGTCGCCCTCAACCTTTCCAGCCCCTTCAGGAAAAGGGGCGCCCCGGAAAGGTGCTTCCCTTCCGGCGAAGAGGGAGGTTCATCCACGAACAGAAACACCGGGATGGAGAAAAGGGCCCACCACAGGGCGACGGAGAGGAAGGAAAGCCGGGCTCCTGCGGTTCCGGGAAGATAGCGGATGAAAAGAAGGTTTGCCGCGAGGAGAATCCCTCCACCAAGGTAACCCAGAGCGTATCCCTGGGAAGAAACGGTGTCTATCCGGTGTGCCGGAACGAGGGAAGGAAGAAGGGCATCATAGAATATCAGGGAAGCTGAAAAGCCTATGGTCCCGCCCATCATGAGAAACAGGGCCAGAACCCAGTTACCCGGTCCTACGAAGGCCATGCATCCCGAGGAGATGACACCGACCAGTGTAAAGATAAAAAGCATTCTTTTTTTCGATCCCTTTACATCGGCCGCCGCACCCAGGATCGGGGCGAAAAAGGCGCTCAGAAAGAGGGAGATGGCAGAGGCATATGCCCAGTAGGCGGTGGAAATGTTCGGTGCCAGCCCAAGGGCGGCGACCTCCTTGAAATATACCGGGTAGACTGCAGCCATGATGGTGGTCGCGAAGGCTGAGTTCCCCACGTCGTAGGAGCACCAGGAGAAGACTTTTCGATCAATGTCACGGAAAAAAAGCATAAAGGCTCCTTTTCGCCAGGGAGTATAAGTCCGGGTAATGAAATAACCTTCCGTATCATATCATTAGAGCAGGGAGAATCTCCACATCCTGAATCCTAAATCCGCTAATTTTTCAGGCAGAGGGAGTGCCGCCGGGCATAAGGTGAATTAGCCCTCCCCAGGGGCGAAGAGATTATCCCCTAGGGGGGGAGGGCGCCTGAGGTGAGAGAAACCGACACGGAGGTCGGGTTTCACAGGCAGGCAGCCGGCGAACGCAGGAAACCGCGGGACTCGCCTGGGCAGTTGTCACGGACGACAATCCGCCCCCCGCGGGGGGCGGATTTAGGCGGAAGAGTTGGTGAGAAAGGGCTTCTCCGGGTGCTATAATCGTAATCGACGGAAAAACGGAGGATGAGACATGACTATTCAGCGGCCGGAATGGGATATTTACTTCATGATGATAGCCGGGGTAGCTGCTTCGCGAAGCACGTGTCTCCGGAGGCGTGTCGGTGCGGTAATCGTGAGGGAAAATCACATTATCAGCACGGGGTACAATGGTGCTCCAAAGGGACTGCCCCATTGCGGCGAAGTCGGCTGTCTCAGGGCGATACTCGGGATACCGTCGGGAGAACGCCACGAAATCTGCCGGGGATCCCATGCTGAAATGAACGCCATCGCACAGGCTGCCTCCGTGGGAACGAGTACGGCAGGCGCGGCGATTTACTGTACCCATGAACCCTGCTCCTTTTGCACGAAAGCGATACTCAACGCCGGAATCCGGAGAGTGGTGTACGTGCACCCCTATCCCGACGAGCTCGCAAGGAGCATGCGGGCGGATGCGGCCGTTACGGTCGACAGGCTGCCGGAAAACGTTTTTTCCATGGTTTCCCCCCTGCTCGAGGGGCTGTTTCAACCGGCGTCACAATAAACTTCGAGGAGGAAACACGATGAACATTTCACGAAACCAGGCTCTTGAACTGCTGAAGAAATACAACAAAGAAGACAGTCATATCAAGCACGCCCTTGCTGTTGAGGCCGCCATGGGTTTTTTTGCCTCCAGGATGGGAGGTGACGTGGAGAAATGGAAACTTGCGGGGCTCCTTCATGATATAGACTGGGAAATCACCCAGGAGAACCCGGAGAGGCATACCCACGAGGGAGCTCGATGGCTTGCCGACGCGGGGTATCCCGAAGACATCTCCAGGGCTGTCCTTGCCCACGGTTGGAGCATCTGTTCAGACACAAAACCGGAAAGTGACATGGAAAAGGTGCTCTTCACCGTAGACGAACTTACGGGACTGGTGATCACGGCGGCCCTGGTTCGCCCCAGCAGATCGGTCATGGACCTCGAAGTCAAATCAGTGAAGAAAAAGTGGAAGGACAAGGCCTTTGCGAGGGGAGTGGACCGGGACCTCATCGTCAAGGGGGCTGAAATGATACCCATGCCCCTGGATACCGTCATCGAGTGGGTTATCCTGGCTCTCAGGGAAGTGGAGGCCGAAATCGGCCTCGGGAGCGGGGCGTAGAAAAAGTATTTCACGCCGTTCCACTAGGCGGCTTTGTCGATGCGGATGTCCTCCCCTAAATCCGCTAATTTTTCAGGCAGAGGGAGTGTCGCCGGGCATAAGGTGAATTCGCCCTCCCCAGGGCGCGAAGAGATCTCGCTCCGCGCTCCTTGCGGAGAGGCCCCTGGGGAGGGCGCCTGAGGTGAGAGAAACCGACACGGATGTCGGCTTCACAGGCAGGCAGCCGGCGAACGCAGGGAGCCGCGGGACTCGCTTGGGCAGTTGTCACGAACGACAATCCGCACCCCCCGCCCAAGCGAGTTCCGGTGACGCTCCCAGCTGAGGTGCGGATTTAGGCCTCCGGTGCCGGTATGATCAAAAACCGGATTTCGCTTTTCCCCCCCGGGGGGATAAAAAGCATGGAAGGAGATGAAAACGATGCCCATACGGGTTGTACTTGCCGACGACCACCCTTTAACAAGGGCGGGAATTTCCGCATACCTCGCCCGGGAAAGTTCGGTTGAACTGGTCGGAGAGGCTGAAGACGGGCACGAAGCATGGAGACTAATCGACGAACTGCGGCCGGATGTGGCCCTTCTCGATATCCGAATGCCGGGTGAAGACGGAGTCGCCGTGGCCCGGAAGGTGAAAGAGTCGTCCCTTCCGGTTTCTGTGGTCATGCTTACCTCCTACGATGCCCAGCAGTATGTTCTGGCATCGCTCAGGGCCGGAGCAAGGGGATTCATCCTTAAAACCGCCACCCCCGAAGAGATTTCCCGGGCCATTTCCACCGTGGCCAAGGGAGGCTTTTACCTTGACTCGGAAGTGGCCTCGGCCGTCGGGGAAAGGGAGTTCGCTCCCGAAGCCCTTTCGGCCAGGGAGAGAGAAGTGCTCATACTCGCCTCGAAGGGGCTTTCAAGCAAGGAAGTGGCTGCCCGTCTCTTTATCAGTGAGCGGACAGTACAAACCCACTTGGCCTCCATCTACGACAAGCTTGGAGCGAAAAACAAGACCGAGGCCCTTCTCCTGGCGCTGAAGTACGGTGTCGTTACCCTTGAGGAATTGCTTGAATGAGGCGGCACCTCCTCCTGATCATAACCTTCGCGATCCTTTTGCCCGCTCTCGCGGTGCTCCTGGTCTCAGGTTTCGGCCTGATGCAGCACGAATGGGCCATGAAATCCGTGGCCCGTTCCTACGTGCAGGACATGGCGGAAAACGTGGCTTCGAGGCTCGGAGGCATCGAGACCAGAAAATGGGGGAGCGAACTCACGTCAATCGAAATTCGGAGATTCAGGGTCTTTACCTGGGGCCCTTCGCTCCCCGGCTGGGTGGCCGTGGTGTCGGCAGACGGAAGAATTCTTTTTTCATCGCCCGGAGCTGATAATCTTGCAGCAATCTGGCGGCCGTCCATCCCCATCGGCCGGGCAGTAGAGATAAGAGACAGCGAGGGAAACCTCTATACCATCGCGGTGAACCCTGTGAGCGGGGGAGACCGGTATGTCATAGCCGCAGTCGCCTGGGACCAGCTTCTTGGCCCTCTGGTGCGGGTGGGGCGACTCTGGCCCATTTTGATTCTTCTTATGGGCGTAGGTATTCTCCTCGCCCTTTGGGCCCTCTGGAAATGGCTCATCGTTCCTCTCAAGGACCTCGTTGAGGAGATCGAAACCCTCCGGTGGGGAAAAGACCTGCCCGCTCTTCCTGATCCTGTGGCGGTAAGCGAGATCGGAAGTCTGAGAACGGTTCTTTACAGGCTTGCAAGAACCGCCGTGGAGCGGACTCTCCTGCAGAACAGGTACGTGAATGACATCGTCCGGGTCCAGGAGGGGGAAAAATCCCGCATAGCCAGGGAACTTCACGACGGTCCCATCCAGAACATCACCGCCATGATCCAGCAGATCCGCCTGTCCCGAATGGCCGGGGACGGCCAGGAAATGGACAGGCATCTCGCAATAGCTGAAGAAACTGCCCATGTTGTTGTACGAGAACTGAGGGAAATGTGCGATGAACTCTCCCCTCCGTGGATCGACCTCGGTCTTGAGCAGGCCATGACTGAGCTGGCCAACCGCCTGGCCCGGCATTACAATATTTCCATCTCTATGGATGTGGACGACTCGGTGGAACTTGGAAGGGAACGGCTGCTTTCCCTGTTCAGGATCTTTCAGGAGGGGGTTTCCAATGCTGTTCGGCATGGGCAGGCAACGGAGATGCGGGCGGAGGTTTTCCGGAAGGACGGAGCTGTTGTCTTCGAGTTCCAGGACAACGGAAAGGGATTTGAACCCGACATGAATTATGAAACGCTGCGGGTGGAAGGACACAGAGGGCTCGCCAATATGCTTGAACGCATGATGCTCGTGGGAGGCAGGCTAGAAGTGGTATCAGGGCGCGGGAAAGGGACCCTGGTGCGGTGCGTCATGCCTGATTTGCCGGAAGCGGCGGCGGTGTGACCCGTAAAAAGACGCAGCGCCTT
Proteins encoded in this region:
- a CDS encoding polysaccharide deacetylase family protein, whose translation is MALFRSLTVVLLSAVFVFAGPLRLEGATVLASGSSLVRTVAITFDDGPNEKLTPPLLDILDSLGVKVSFFLVGSMAEKNPGLVREIRSRGHTVANHSYSHRSCLSLSADELEEDILKCSAVLEALTSVPVRFFRPPGGKYDRKTVERVRKNGMKLVLWDINSRDYTGVSPSYIANRMVRRAVPGSILLFHSGVKATIDALPVIIDRLRKNGFEFVTLDEMFSAYMANALFLAGAAKVPFSIM
- a CDS encoding MFS transporter; this translates as MLFFRDIDRKVFSWCSYDVGNSAFATTIMAAVYPVYFKEVAALGLAPNISTAYWAYASAISLFLSAFFAPILGAAADVKGSKKRMLFIFTLVGVISSGCMAFVGPGNWVLALFLMMGGTIGFSASLIFYDALLPSLVPAHRIDTVSSQGYALGYLGGGILLAANLLFIRYLPGTAGARLSFLSVALWWALFSIPVFLFVDEPPSSPEGKHLSGAPLFLKGLERLRATFMEIRNYKNLFVFLLAFWFYNDGIGTIIRMATIYGATLGIPMFHLVGSLLVTQFVGIPFSLAFGSLASKIGSKRSILAGLFFYLCITFAAIFVREIWHFWALAIAVGMVQGGTQAISRSFFASMIPPGRTAEFFGFYDISSKFSGIFGPAVFGFITQATGSIRLAIAVLSYTFILGIVILRKVRS
- a CDS encoding dCMP deaminase family protein, whose product is MTIQRPEWDIYFMMIAGVAASRSTCLRRRVGAVIVRENHIISTGYNGAPKGLPHCGEVGCLRAILGIPSGERHEICRGSHAEMNAIAQAASVGTSTAGAAIYCTHEPCSFCTKAILNAGIRRVVYVHPYPDELARSMRADAAVTVDRLPENVFSMVSPLLEGLFQPASQ
- a CDS encoding HDIG domain-containing metalloprotein translates to MNISRNQALELLKKYNKEDSHIKHALAVEAAMGFFASRMGGDVEKWKLAGLLHDIDWEITQENPERHTHEGARWLADAGYPEDISRAVLAHGWSICSDTKPESDMEKVLFTVDELTGLVITAALVRPSRSVMDLEVKSVKKKWKDKAFARGVDRDLIVKGAEMIPMPLDTVIEWVILALREVEAEIGLGSGA
- a CDS encoding response regulator transcription factor, producing MPIRVVLADDHPLTRAGISAYLARESSVELVGEAEDGHEAWRLIDELRPDVALLDIRMPGEDGVAVARKVKESSLPVSVVMLTSYDAQQYVLASLRAGARGFILKTATPEEISRAISTVAKGGFYLDSEVASAVGEREFAPEALSAREREVLILASKGLSSKEVAARLFISERTVQTHLASIYDKLGAKNKTEALLLALKYGVVTLEELLE
- a CDS encoding histidine kinase; the protein is MRRHLLLIITFAILLPALAVLLVSGFGLMQHEWAMKSVARSYVQDMAENVASRLGGIETRKWGSELTSIEIRRFRVFTWGPSLPGWVAVVSADGRILFSSPGADNLAAIWRPSIPIGRAVEIRDSEGNLYTIAVNPVSGGDRYVIAAVAWDQLLGPLVRVGRLWPILILLMGVGILLALWALWKWLIVPLKDLVEEIETLRWGKDLPALPDPVAVSEIGSLRTVLYRLARTAVERTLLQNRYVNDIVRVQEGEKSRIARELHDGPIQNITAMIQQIRLSRMAGDGQEMDRHLAIAEETAHVVVRELREMCDELSPPWIDLGLEQAMTELANRLARHYNISISMDVDDSVELGRERLLSLFRIFQEGVSNAVRHGQATEMRAEVFRKDGAVVFEFQDNGKGFEPDMNYETLRVEGHRGLANMLERMMLVGGRLEVVSGRGKGTLVRCVMPDLPEAAAV